From one Thalassospira lucentensis genomic stretch:
- a CDS encoding Gfo/Idh/MocA family oxidoreductase, with product MTETKNPARRIRLGMVGGGQGAFIGAVHRIAARLDDRYELVAGALSSKPDIARASAAELFIAPDRSYDSFADMAKQEAAREDGIDACAIVTPNHLHFPAAMAMLDAGIHVICDKPLCLNVEEAELLAAKVRETGLLFALTHNYTAYPMVREARQMVRDGKLGDIRLVQVEYPQGWMATRVEDTDNKQAHWRADPAKAGMGGALGDIGTHAHNLADFVTGLEIAELCADIDAIVPGRKLDDNVQILLRYDNGARGMLWASQVAIGHENGLRLRVYGDKGGIEWAQEHPNHLHFRPLDGRPELMTRGGAGIGSAGLRGVRVPPGHPEGYLEGFANLYTDFADQLIARITNGKADPASMLIPGINEGVKGMKFVEAVVRSSQRGAVWVSF from the coding sequence ATGACTGAGACGAAAAATCCGGCGCGGCGCATCCGCCTTGGCATGGTTGGCGGCGGGCAGGGGGCGTTTATTGGCGCGGTGCATCGCATTGCGGCCCGTCTGGATGACCGGTATGAACTGGTTGCGGGGGCGTTGTCGTCCAAACCCGATATTGCACGCGCGTCGGCGGCGGAACTGTTTATTGCACCCGACCGGTCCTATGACAGTTTTGCCGACATGGCCAAACAGGAAGCCGCGCGCGAGGATGGCATTGATGCCTGCGCGATTGTCACGCCAAACCACCTGCATTTCCCGGCCGCCATGGCGATGCTGGATGCCGGTATTCATGTGATTTGCGACAAGCCGCTTTGTCTGAATGTTGAAGAAGCCGAATTGCTGGCGGCCAAGGTGCGCGAAACCGGGCTTCTGTTCGCATTGACGCATAATTACACCGCCTATCCGATGGTGCGCGAAGCCCGCCAGATGGTGCGTGATGGCAAGCTTGGCGATATCCGTCTGGTGCAGGTTGAATATCCGCAAGGCTGGATGGCAACGCGTGTCGAGGATACCGACAACAAGCAGGCCCATTGGCGTGCCGATCCGGCCAAGGCCGGGATGGGCGGGGCGTTGGGCGATATCGGAACGCATGCCCATAACCTTGCCGATTTTGTCACCGGGCTTGAGATTGCGGAATTGTGCGCGGATATCGATGCCATCGTGCCGGGCCGCAAGCTTGACGACAATGTCCAGATCCTGCTGCGTTACGATAATGGCGCGCGCGGGATGCTTTGGGCAAGCCAGGTGGCGATTGGCCATGAAAATGGCCTCAGGCTTCGGGTCTATGGTGACAAGGGCGGCATTGAATGGGCGCAGGAACATCCCAACCATCTGCATTTCCGCCCGCTTGACGGCCGCCCGGAACTGATGACGCGCGGCGGGGCGGGGATCGGATCAGCCGGATTGCGTGGGGTCCGCGTGCCGCCGGGCCACCCGGAAGGTTATCTTGAAGGTTTTGCCAATCTTTACACCGATTTCGCCGATCAGCTGATCGCGCGGATTACCAATGGCAAGGCCGATCCGGCATCGATGCTGATCCCGGGGATCAATGAAGGTGTCAAAGGCATGAAATTTGTCGAGGCAGTGGTCCGTTCCAGCCAGCGTGGCGCTGTGTGGGTCAGCTTTTAG
- a CDS encoding 2-hydroxyacid dehydrogenase, with amino-acid sequence MAEKPVLLITRRLTDAVQARAARDYQVILNDADHVFSRDELIARCQDVDAVLPCHSEHFSADVIADLGDRLRIIANHSVGVDHVDLEAAKKAGITVTNTPDVLSDATAEIAMLCMLGAARRGAEGDAMVRAGKWDFWSPAFMVGRQVTGKRFGVLGMGRVGQVAAERARGFGMEVHYHNRTRLPGHLEKGAVFHDTVEGLLAVSDVLSLHCPATPDTTGIINEKTIALLPDRAILVNTARGNLVDEDALIKALQSGKLFAAGLDVFRKEPGGNPDLSSLKNVFLLPHIGSATEETRDAMGFRALDNLDAFFSGGQPQDRVA; translated from the coding sequence ATGGCGGAGAAGCCTGTGCTACTGATCACCCGGCGTTTGACCGATGCGGTCCAGGCGCGTGCGGCGCGTGATTATCAGGTCATTCTGAACGACGCGGATCACGTCTTTTCGCGTGATGAGCTGATTGCGCGCTGTCAGGATGTTGACGCGGTTCTTCCCTGCCATTCCGAACATTTCAGTGCCGATGTCATTGCCGATCTTGGTGATCGGTTGCGGATCATTGCCAATCATTCGGTCGGTGTTGACCATGTTGATCTTGAGGCCGCAAAGAAGGCCGGGATCACGGTCACCAATACCCCCGATGTGCTTTCCGATGCGACGGCCGAGATCGCCATGCTGTGCATGCTGGGTGCGGCCCGGCGTGGTGCGGAAGGTGATGCGATGGTGCGGGCCGGGAAATGGGATTTCTGGTCGCCGGCCTTTATGGTCGGGCGGCAGGTGACCGGCAAGCGGTTTGGCGTTCTGGGCATGGGCCGTGTCGGGCAGGTTGCCGCCGAGCGCGCACGCGGCTTTGGCATGGAAGTGCATTATCACAATCGCACCCGTCTGCCGGGTCACCTTGAAAAGGGTGCTGTTTTCCACGACACGGTCGAGGGGCTTCTGGCGGTATCGGATGTCTTGTCGCTGCATTGTCCGGCGACGCCCGATACGACCGGCATCATCAATGAGAAAACCATCGCATTGCTGCCGGATCGGGCCATTCTGGTCAATACGGCGCGCGGCAATCTGGTCGATGAGGACGCCCTGATCAAGGCGCTTCAAAGCGGGAAGCTGTTTGCGGCCGGGCTTGATGTGTTCCGCAAGGAACCCGGTGGAAACCCCGATCTGTCGTCGTTGAAAAACGTCTTCCTGTTGCCACATATAGGCTCTGCGACTGAAGAGACGCGTGATGCCATGGGCTTTCGGGCGCTAGATAATCTTGATGCCTTCTTTTCCGGCGGGCAACCGCAGGATCGCGTTGCCTAA
- a CDS encoding TRAP transporter substrate-binding protein: MKKIPTPEDVKSKQVSRRSFLTKGATGVVAGGAAASGLFAAPAVHAQPAPLVVKMQTSWPSSDIWMTFAKQYADRVEAMSGGRLKVDLLPAGAVIGAFQVLDGVNDGVIDIAHSVPVYWYGKNKAASLFGTGPVFGGSATTMLSWFYAGGGEEFYRELTQDVMGLNVIGLLGFPMPAQPFGWFKGEVNSVADIQGFKYRTVGLAADLLQSMGMSVAQLPGGEIVPAMERGVIDAFEFNNPSSDMRFGAQDVAKNYYLSSYHQASESFEFIFNRDFYEDLEPDLQAILRYGVEAASTSNTALAMDNYSSDLQKLADEGVTIHRTSKEILAAQLDAWDKLIPQLEEDPFMKKVLDSQRAWVERVTYYELMNSPDYQLAYDHYFPGKLKL, from the coding sequence ATGAAAAAGATACCTACGCCTGAAGACGTGAAGTCGAAGCAAGTGTCCCGCCGTTCGTTCCTTACCAAGGGTGCTACCGGTGTTGTTGCCGGTGGCGCTGCTGCTTCGGGGCTGTTCGCGGCCCCGGCAGTTCATGCACAACCTGCACCTTTGGTCGTCAAAATGCAGACGTCCTGGCCGTCATCGGACATCTGGATGACATTTGCCAAGCAATATGCCGATCGTGTCGAAGCCATGTCGGGTGGTCGCCTGAAGGTTGACCTTCTGCCGGCCGGTGCCGTTATCGGGGCTTTCCAGGTTCTGGATGGCGTCAATGACGGCGTGATCGATATCGCCCATTCCGTGCCGGTTTACTGGTACGGCAAGAACAAGGCAGCGTCGCTGTTTGGTACCGGTCCGGTGTTTGGTGGTTCTGCAACCACCATGCTGAGCTGGTTCTATGCCGGTGGCGGTGAAGAATTCTATCGCGAACTGACCCAGGACGTTATGGGGCTGAACGTGATTGGTCTTCTTGGCTTCCCGATGCCGGCCCAGCCGTTCGGCTGGTTCAAGGGTGAAGTCAATTCCGTCGCCGATATCCAGGGCTTCAAATACCGTACCGTGGGTCTGGCTGCCGATCTGCTTCAATCGATGGGCATGTCGGTCGCACAGCTTCCGGGTGGCGAGATCGTCCCGGCGATGGAACGCGGCGTGATTGACGCGTTTGAATTCAACAACCCGTCTTCGGACATGCGTTTCGGCGCGCAGGATGTGGCGAAGAACTACTATCTGTCGTCCTATCATCAGGCATCCGAAAGCTTCGAGTTCATCTTCAACCGTGATTTCTATGAAGACCTCGAACCTGATCTGCAGGCGATCCTGCGGTATGGCGTGGAAGCGGCTTCGACGTCGAACACCGCACTTGCGATGGACAATTATTCGTCCGACCTGCAGAAACTTGCAGACGAAGGCGTTACCATCCATCGTACATCGAAGGAAATTCTGGCTGCCCAGCTTGATGCCTGGGACAAACTGATCCCGCAGCTTGAAGAAGATCCGTTCATGAAGAAGGTTCTTGATAGTCAGCGTGCCTGGGTTGAGCGCGTGACCTATTATGAACTGATGAACTCGCCCGATTATCAGCTTGCCTATGACCACTACTTCCCGGGCAAACTGAAACTGTAA
- a CDS encoding TRAP transporter small permease subunit, protein MISFIEFADKLSAWFAKAFGWLIILMTLGMSYEVMARYVFNAPTTWSLDVSFIMYGSLFMMGGAYTLSRGGHVRGDFLYRLWKPRTQATVDLVLYIFFFFPGITALILTGWKYSSRSWGYGEVSVNSPAGVPIFQFKAIMVAAGILLFIQGIAQVMRCIMCMREGYWRGADDDVEETEELLMKQHVAKDN, encoded by the coding sequence ATGATCAGCTTTATTGAATTCGCGGACAAGCTTTCGGCCTGGTTTGCCAAGGCTTTCGGGTGGCTCATCATCCTGATGACGTTGGGAATGAGTTACGAAGTGATGGCGCGTTATGTTTTTAATGCGCCGACGACATGGTCGCTCGACGTTTCCTTCATCATGTATGGCTCGTTATTCATGATGGGCGGGGCTTATACGCTGTCGCGCGGGGGCCATGTGCGGGGTGATTTCCTTTACCGTCTCTGGAAGCCAAGAACACAGGCGACTGTCGACCTTGTGCTTTACATCTTCTTTTTCTTCCCCGGCATTACGGCCCTGATCCTGACAGGCTGGAAATATTCATCGCGGTCCTGGGGATACGGGGAAGTCAGCGTGAACAGCCCGGCGGGCGTTCCGATCTTTCAGTTCAAGGCCATTATGGTGGCTGCGGGGATTCTGCTGTTCATTCAGGGGATCGCCCAGGTCATGCGCTGCATCATGTGCATGCGTGAAGGATACTGGCGCGGTGCCGATGACGATGTCGAAGAAACCGAAGAATTGCTGATGAAGCAGCATGTCGCAAAAGACAACTAA
- a CDS encoding TRAP transporter large permease subunit translates to MIDAHVALMMLGIFIMLVFLGFPVAFTLMALGIGFGYYAYFDAGRMWRAFDRLAEDSDTLTSAITWIEGAVNNRIFDLFINQTYTVMSNEVLTAVPLFLFMGYIVERANIVNRLFSTLNIAAKNVPGSLGVAALVTCALFATATGIVGAVVTLMGMLALPAMIKARYDKSFATGIICAGGTLGILIPPSIMLIVYAAASGVSIVRLYAGALLPGLTLVGLYLLYVVGRALLQPKAAPRPTSDEIPDVPLPKVLWMLGTSFFPLAFLILAVLGSILFGLATPTEAASIGALGGMVLALAYRALTFDRLRESVYLTVRTSAMVCWLFVGSYTFSSVFSYLGGEHVIAEFVGGLDLTPLQFLLLAQLIIFLLGWPLEWSEIIIIFVPIFLPLLPLFDIDPLFFGILVALNLQTSFLTPPMAMSAYYLKGVSPPGILLTDIFKGIMPFLFMVIVSMVLMYTFPQIVFHLPDLFYGAR, encoded by the coding sequence GTGATTGACGCACATGTCGCCCTGATGATGCTTGGCATCTTCATTATGCTTGTTTTCCTTGGCTTTCCCGTCGCGTTTACGCTGATGGCGCTGGGGATTGGTTTTGGTTACTACGCGTATTTTGACGCAGGACGCATGTGGCGTGCCTTTGACCGTCTGGCCGAGGACAGCGATACCCTGACATCGGCGATAACCTGGATCGAAGGGGCGGTGAATAACCGGATTTTCGATCTGTTTATCAACCAGACATACACGGTGATGTCGAACGAGGTCTTGACCGCGGTTCCGCTGTTCCTGTTCATGGGGTACATCGTTGAACGCGCCAATATCGTTAACCGGTTGTTCTCGACACTGAATATCGCTGCCAAGAATGTCCCCGGTTCGCTTGGCGTTGCCGCCCTTGTGACCTGTGCGCTGTTTGCGACCGCGACCGGGATTGTCGGTGCAGTGGTGACCCTGATGGGGATGCTGGCACTGCCCGCGATGATCAAGGCCCGTTATGACAAAAGTTTTGCCACCGGCATCATCTGTGCCGGCGGGACGCTGGGCATTCTGATCCCGCCATCGATCATGCTGATTGTGTATGCCGCGGCATCGGGTGTGTCGATCGTGCGGCTTTATGCCGGTGCGCTGTTGCCGGGCCTGACGTTGGTCGGGCTTTATCTGCTTTATGTCGTGGGGCGTGCCTTGTTGCAGCCAAAAGCCGCACCGCGTCCGACATCCGATGAAATTCCTGATGTGCCGTTGCCCAAGGTTCTGTGGATGCTGGGGACGTCGTTCTTCCCGCTGGCATTCCTTATTCTGGCGGTTCTGGGGTCGATCCTGTTTGGTCTGGCAACCCCGACCGAGGCGGCATCCATCGGGGCGCTGGGCGGGATGGTTCTGGCGCTGGCGTATCGTGCGCTGACCTTTGACCGGCTGCGCGAGTCCGTTTACCTGACGGTACGGACATCGGCCATGGTGTGCTGGCTGTTTGTCGGGTCCTATACGTTCTCGTCGGTGTTCTCGTATCTTGGTGGCGAGCATGTCATTGCCGAGTTCGTTGGTGGGCTTGACCTGACACCGCTTCAGTTCCTGCTGCTGGCGCAGTTGATCATCTTCCTGCTTGGCTGGCCGCTGGAATGGTCGGAAATCATCATCATCTTTGTGCCGATCTTCCTGCCGCTGCTGCCGCTGTTTGATATTGATCCGCTGTTCTTTGGTATCCTCGTCGCGCTGAACCTGCAGACGTCATTCCTGACACCGCCGATGGCGATGTCGGCCTATTACCTCAAGGGGGTTTCGCCTCCGGGTATTTTGCTGACGGATATCTTCAAGGGGATCATGCCGTTCCTGTTCATGGTGATTGTCAGCATGGTTCTGATGTATACCTTCCCCCAGATCGTGTTCCATCTGCCGGATCTGTTCTATGGCGCACGTTAG
- a CDS encoding amidase, which produces MTLNPLLNLDVVEVRDRLASGAVRAVEYAEACLNRIAALEPEIQAWAYLDGDYVLAQARALDARRQSGMPIGPLHGLPVGLKDVIDTARMPTENGTPLDKGRVPTEDAVLVEKLRAAGAIIMGKTVSTEMAFMCPSKTRNPHNTSHTPGGSSAGSAAAVAAAMVPLAVGTQTGGSVIRPASFCGVVGLKPTFGAISRTGVLAQSPSLDTIGVFARSVEGAAMIAEILFGHDARDRATTLQPTPRLQEAAKSTPLVTPTLAFVRPPQFDSVADDDTVMAFRELTSVLGEQCFEAPLPKAFDDAADLRAKINFAEMAKCYYSYEKRGRDQLSPQMTEALDAGNRVTARDYLAALDWRDLYNVALDEVFQRCDVIITPAAPGPAPGSLDTTGNAIFNGLWTLCGTPAITLPLLWAENGLPMGVQLVGRRGDDARLLRTARWLVEFVTNSENEGASS; this is translated from the coding sequence ATGACACTTAATCCGTTGCTTAACCTTGACGTGGTCGAAGTGCGTGACCGGCTGGCATCCGGTGCCGTGAGGGCAGTCGAGTATGCCGAGGCCTGCCTTAATCGGATCGCGGCACTTGAACCGGAAATTCAGGCGTGGGCCTATCTTGATGGTGACTATGTCCTGGCACAGGCACGTGCGCTTGACGCGCGCCGCCAGTCGGGCATGCCGATCGGCCCGTTGCATGGTCTGCCGGTCGGGCTGAAGGACGTTATCGATACGGCCCGGATGCCAACCGAAAATGGCACGCCGCTTGATAAGGGACGGGTGCCGACCGAGGATGCGGTGCTGGTCGAAAAGCTGCGTGCGGCGGGTGCGATCATCATGGGCAAGACGGTTTCGACCGAAATGGCCTTCATGTGCCCGTCCAAAACACGCAACCCGCACAACACATCCCACACACCGGGGGGATCATCGGCCGGGTCGGCGGCGGCAGTTGCCGCGGCGATGGTGCCGTTGGCCGTGGGGACGCAAACCGGCGGTTCGGTCATCCGGCCGGCATCGTTTTGTGGGGTGGTCGGGTTAAAGCCGACCTTTGGCGCGATTTCCCGTACCGGGGTTCTGGCCCAGTCACCGTCGCTTGATACCATTGGTGTGTTTGCCCGTTCTGTCGAAGGGGCGGCGATGATTGCCGAAATCCTGTTCGGGCATGACGCGCGTGACCGGGCGACGACATTGCAACCCACCCCGCGTTTGCAGGAAGCCGCCAAATCGACGCCGCTGGTAACGCCGACATTGGCCTTTGTCCGCCCACCACAGTTTGACAGTGTGGCCGATGACGATACCGTCATGGCGTTTCGCGAATTGACGAGTGTTTTGGGCGAACAGTGCTTTGAGGCACCCCTGCCCAAGGCATTTGATGATGCCGCCGACCTGCGGGCAAAGATCAATTTCGCCGAAATGGCGAAATGTTATTACAGCTATGAAAAGCGCGGACGCGATCAATTATCCCCGCAGATGACAGAGGCGCTTGACGCGGGGAACAGGGTCACGGCGCGGGATTATCTTGCCGCACTGGACTGGCGCGATCTTTACAATGTTGCGCTTGATGAAGTGTTCCAGCGTTGCGATGTGATCATCACCCCGGCGGCACCGGGCCCGGCCCCCGGCAGCCTTGATACGACCGGGAATGCCATTTTTAACGGTCTTTGGACGTTGTGCGGGACGCCTGCGATTACGCTGCCGTTGCTTTGGGCGGAAAACGGGTTGCCGATGGGCGTGCAGCTTGTCGGGCGGCGCGGCGATGATGCCCGGTTGCTTCGAACGGCGCGCTGGCTTGTTGAATTTGTTACGAATTCTGAAAATGAAGGAGCATCGTCATGA
- a CDS encoding sulfotransferase family protein yields MTGQTTSEKSTTPASNGAAFHVSGWDNWLSGLIARHPMQWIRLGNFETKLAGDAIEDVQIEKPVFVAGLARSGSTILLETLARHSDAATHRYRDYPPVFTPYLWNKFVDLAPKGKEVAVERTHADGINITPESPEAFEEMIWMAFFRHLHDVNESNVLDGQISNPAFEKFYRDHIRKLIHVRGGKRYISKANYLVTRMEYLLSIFPDARFVLPVRDPLWHIASLAKQHDLFCKGEQDNPRAVAHMQRVGHYEFGLDRRPINTGDLHATRQIMKHWNEGNEVAGWAHYWSDLHHYIADRMTVNKALGDATLVVRYEDFVADPANQLRRLFDHVDLPDAEPIINEVAPTIHAPTYYRPKFSDEEIDLIRDVTAIAAARFGYDSKPEQAAHMAKTKRA; encoded by the coding sequence ATGACTGGCCAAACGACATCCGAAAAATCAACCACACCCGCGTCTAATGGCGCAGCCTTCCATGTATCGGGCTGGGATAACTGGCTAAGCGGCCTGATTGCCCGCCACCCGATGCAATGGATCAGACTTGGCAATTTCGAAACGAAACTTGCCGGTGATGCGATTGAAGATGTCCAAATAGAAAAGCCGGTCTTTGTCGCGGGTCTTGCCCGATCCGGCAGCACGATCCTTCTGGAAACGCTGGCCCGCCATTCCGATGCGGCAACCCATCGTTACCGCGACTATCCGCCGGTTTTCACGCCCTATCTGTGGAACAAGTTTGTCGATCTTGCCCCCAAGGGCAAGGAGGTTGCGGTTGAACGCACCCATGCGGATGGCATCAACATCACGCCTGAAAGCCCCGAAGCGTTCGAGGAAATGATCTGGATGGCGTTTTTCCGTCATCTGCATGACGTCAATGAAAGCAACGTCCTTGATGGTCAGATCAGCAACCCGGCGTTCGAGAAGTTCTATCGCGATCACATCCGCAAACTGATCCATGTGCGCGGCGGCAAACGCTATATCTCCAAGGCGAACTATCTGGTCACCCGGATGGAATATCTGCTGTCGATCTTCCCCGATGCCAGGTTCGTCCTGCCGGTGCGTGATCCGCTGTGGCATATCGCATCCCTTGCCAAACAGCACGACCTGTTCTGCAAGGGCGAACAGGATAACCCACGCGCGGTCGCCCATATGCAGCGTGTCGGCCATTACGAATTCGGCCTTGATCGTCGTCCGATCAATACCGGCGATCTGCACGCCACCCGCCAGATCATGAAACACTGGAACGAAGGCAACGAAGTCGCCGGCTGGGCCCATTACTGGAGCGACCTGCACCACTACATCGCGGATCGCATGACCGTGAACAAGGCGCTTGGCGACGCGACGCTGGTGGTCCGTTACGAGGATTTCGTCGCCGACCCGGCAAATCAGTTACGCCGCCTGTTTGATCATGTCGACCTGCCCGACGCCGAACCGATCATCAATGAAGTCGCCCCGACCATTCACGCGCCGACCTATTACCGGCCGAAATTCAGCGACGAAGAAATTGATCTGATCCGCGATGTCACGGCAATTGCAGCCGCCCGTTTCGGGTATGACAGCAAACCGGAACAAGCTGCCCACATGGCCAAAACAAAACGCGCCTAG
- a CDS encoding arylsulfotransferase family protein has product MPAPQQTDESAENNRGDKIFFAAFMTGVAAISFGIGAFVILAEVPPYQSMKNAWRAGTALWEQRTKYSSVERLDFWSPARTEETGVTINKADKTQKGLTLYSSGDGPHAVLVDMDGNIVHEWRMPFSEIHDETSPIPNPQKDDFMHWHTAKMAPDGDLIVQYTAAGDTPYGYGMAKIDRNSKPVWKYLGTAHHDFSIAPDGRVYALTQEFRFNTYDNRKQLTPPRLDDFAVILSPEGKEIKRVSILDALINSSYANMVDFAPYFSNEDVLHTNTIQLITEETAQNFEQGKAGDVVLSFRDLGIIAVLDMDAEKVVWATRGPWLGQHDPDVLPNGDILLFDNQGQLADPDAGQSRVLQIDPATNGITWEYKGTAEHRFDSNIRADQQRLPNGNTLITESSGGRLFEVTPEGEIVWEYHNPIRRDDPDNPGQKLIPVVSQAERISDERAALYSDTNFTPTSPDGEKQ; this is encoded by the coding sequence GTGCCTGCACCTCAACAGACAGATGAATCCGCGGAAAACAACCGCGGCGATAAAATCTTTTTTGCTGCCTTCATGACCGGCGTTGCCGCGATCAGCTTCGGTATTGGTGCGTTTGTCATACTGGCCGAAGTACCGCCCTATCAGTCGATGAAAAACGCGTGGCGTGCGGGCACGGCCCTGTGGGAACAGCGTACCAAATACAGCAGTGTCGAACGGCTTGATTTCTGGTCCCCCGCCCGAACCGAAGAAACCGGTGTCACGATCAATAAAGCCGACAAGACCCAGAAAGGTCTGACCCTGTATTCGTCGGGTGACGGGCCGCATGCGGTGCTGGTCGATATGGATGGCAACATCGTGCATGAATGGCGCATGCCGTTCAGCGAAATCCACGATGAAACATCGCCGATCCCCAACCCGCAAAAAGACGATTTCATGCATTGGCATACCGCCAAGATGGCACCTGATGGTGACCTGATCGTGCAATATACCGCGGCGGGCGACACGCCATATGGCTATGGCATGGCCAAGATCGACCGCAATTCCAAACCGGTCTGGAAATATCTGGGAACCGCACATCACGATTTTTCGATTGCGCCTGATGGCCGGGTTTATGCCCTGACCCAGGAATTCCGCTTTAACACATATGACAACCGCAAACAGCTCACCCCGCCGCGGCTTGATGATTTCGCGGTGATCCTCTCGCCTGAAGGCAAGGAAATCAAACGTGTCTCGATCCTCGATGCGCTGATCAATTCCAGCTACGCCAACATGGTCGATTTCGCGCCCTATTTCTCGAACGAGGACGTGTTGCACACCAACACGATCCAGTTGATTACCGAAGAAACGGCGCAAAACTTTGAACAGGGCAAGGCGGGCGATGTTGTTCTGTCCTTCCGTGATCTTGGCATCATTGCCGTGCTTGATATGGATGCGGAAAAAGTCGTCTGGGCAACCCGTGGCCCCTGGCTGGGGCAGCATGACCCGGATGTCCTGCCAAACGGCGATATCCTGCTGTTTGACAATCAGGGCCAGCTTGCCGATCCGGACGCCGGTCAATCCCGCGTGCTGCAGATTGATCCCGCAACCAACGGCATCACCTGGGAATACAAGGGCACTGCCGAACACAGGTTTGACAGCAACATCCGTGCTGATCAGCAGCGCCTTCCCAATGGCAATACGCTGATTACCGAATCATCGGGCGGACGCCTTTTTGAAGTCACCCCGGAAGGCGAGATCGTCTGGGAATACCACAACCCGATCCGCCGTGATGATCCCGACAATCCCGGCCAAAAACTGATCCCCGTCGTATCGCAGGCCGAGCGCATCAGCGATGAACGCGCAGCCCTTTACAGCGATACCAACTTCACCCCGACCTCCCCTGATGGAGAAAAGCAATGA
- a CDS encoding EamA family transporter produces MKDVMESWQLWAALAACFAALTAIFAKVGIENINSDFATFIRTAIIFVMVFAILMIGGHWQNPATVSAKTWWFLILSGLATGASWLCYFRALKIGEAAKVAPIDKLSVVLVAIFGAAFLGEKLSPASWLGVVMIGTGAALIAWKG; encoded by the coding sequence ATGAAGGATGTGATGGAAAGCTGGCAATTATGGGCTGCCCTTGCCGCCTGCTTTGCCGCCCTGACCGCGATTTTTGCCAAGGTCGGGATTGAAAACATCAATTCCGACTTTGCCACCTTTATCCGCACCGCAATCATTTTCGTCATGGTCTTCGCCATCCTGATGATTGGCGGTCACTGGCAAAACCCGGCAACCGTATCGGCCAAAACATGGTGGTTCCTGATCCTGTCCGGGCTTGCGACCGGGGCATCGTGGTTATGCTACTTCCGCGCACTCAAGATTGGCGAGGCCGCAAAGGTCGCCCCGATTGACAAGCTCAGCGTCGTACTGGTTGCGATCTTCGGCGCAGCATTTCTTGGTGAAAAACTGTCCCCCGCAAGCTGGCTTGGCGTCGTGATGATCGGCACCGGTGCCGCGCTTATTGCCTGGAAAGGCTAA
- a CDS encoding Lrp/AsnC family transcriptional regulator, with protein sequence MIRLDDQDLKILLTLQREGRITKVKLAEAVNLSPSPCWERLKRLEDLGVISGYHAHINLEMLVKPTLVMTEVTLRHHQHEDFTIFEKAVQDIPEIVECYALGGGVDYMLKILCRDVDAYQRLIDGLLIAGIGIDRYFTYIVTKKVKTTPVPPIDALLDPSIRK encoded by the coding sequence ATGATCAGGCTGGATGATCAGGATCTGAAAATCCTGCTCACGCTGCAACGCGAGGGGCGCATCACCAAGGTCAAACTGGCCGAGGCGGTGAACCTCTCGCCAAGCCCGTGCTGGGAACGGCTCAAGCGCCTTGAAGACCTTGGCGTGATTTCGGGCTATCACGCCCATATCAATCTTGAAATGCTGGTCAAGCCGACCCTTGTGATGACCGAGGTAACGCTTCGTCATCACCAGCACGAGGATTTCACGATTTTCGAAAAGGCCGTTCAGGACATCCCCGAAATCGTCGAATGCTATGCCCTTGGCGGCGGGGTCGATTATATGCTCAAGATACTCTGTCGTGATGTCGATGCCTATCAGCGCCTGATCGACGGACTTTTGATCGCAGGCATCGGTATTGACCGATATTTTACCTATATCGTGACAAAAAAGGTCAAAACCACACCGGTCCCGCCAATCGACGCCCTTTTGGATCCCTCGATCCGGAAATAA